From the genome of Lutzomyia longipalpis isolate SR_M1_2022 chromosome 2, ASM2433408v1, one region includes:
- the LOC129789696 gene encoding PCI domain-containing protein 2 homolog produces the protein MNLRSYFNGIQRSFDSQDGFLLGGLISLQDQHVLSMDLVNIDVDLMLLNSSRLEPPLDEIVGHHLNALKELQKTPRNVHDAYKQQTGCVQGVVKLLQALKEENWCLPVMYAACLDLRLLAQKCEESGNISKPGEILEKAAEGLMACFRVCTADNRSADEDTKRHGMLNLVNQLFKVYFRINKLHLCKPLIRAIESSVFKDSFPLAEQITYKYFVGRKAMFDSDYKCAEEYLTFAFEMCPKIFTKNKRLILIYLVPVKMLLGYMPKQEILKMYDVLQFYELACALREGNVRKFDDVIAKHEAFFIKFGIYLLVEKLKIIAYRNLFKKVYLIKQTHQLDLQHFVQALEFVGKSDINMDETHCILANLIYEGKIKGYLSYQHNKLVVSKQNPFPSLTVATT, from the exons atgaatctcAGAAGCTATTTCAATGGGATTCAACGTTCTTTTGACTCGCAAGATGGATTTCTCCTTGGAGGTCTCATCTCCCTGCAGGACCAGCACGTTCTCAGTATGGATCTCGTAAATATTGATGTGGATTTAATGCTACTCAATTCATCTCGCCTTGAACCGCCACTAGATGAGATTGTGGGGCACCATTTGAATGCACTAAAGGAGCTACAGAAAACCCCAAGGAATGTTCATGATGCCTACAAACAGCAAACAGGATGCGTTCAGGGTGTTGTAAAACTTCTTCAGGCATTAAAGGAAGAGAATTGGTGCCTCCCAGTTATGTATGCAGCATGTTTGGATCTTAGACTGTTGGCACAAAAGTGTGAGGAGagtggaaatatttcaaagccTGGAGAAATTCTGGAAAAGGCTGCTGAAGGGCTAATGGCTTGTTTTCGAGTTTGCACGGCAGATAATAG ATCAGCCGATGAGGACACAAAGAGACATGGCATGTTGAATTTGGTGAATCAACTCTTCAAAGTCTACTTCAGGATCAACAAACTCCATCTATGCAAGCCGCTCATTCGTGCTATTGAGAGTTCAGTCTTTAAGGACTCTTTCCCACTTGCAGAACAAATCACGTACAAGTATTTTGTGGGCAGGAAGGCAATGTTTGATTCGGATTACAAATGTGCCGAGGAATATCTCACGTTTGCTTTTGAAATGTGCCCAaagattttcacaaagaaCAAAAG ACTCATCCTGATCTACCTCGTACCCGTTAAAATGCTCCTGGGGTACATGCCAAAGCAGGAGATTCTTAAAATGTACGACGTATTGCAGTTCTATGAGTTGGCATGTGCACTCCGTGAAGGGAATGTGCGAAAATTTGATGATGTGATTGCAAAGCATGAagcattttttatcaaattcggCATTTATTTGTTAGTTGAGAAGCTTAAGATCATCGCATATaggaatttattcaagaaGGTCTACCTCATTAAGCAGACACATCAACTGGATTTGCAGCATTTTGTGCAGGCACTTGAGTTTGTTGGGAAGAGTGACATTAATATGGATGAGACACACTGTATTTTGGCAAATTTAATctatgaaggaaaaattaaggGATACCTTTCGTATCAGCACAACAAATTAGTTGTCTCGAAGCAAAATCCCTTTCCCTCACTCACAGTGGCAACTACATAA